One genomic region from Bactrocera tryoni isolate S06 chromosome 3, CSIRO_BtryS06_freeze2, whole genome shotgun sequence encodes:
- the LOC120772386 gene encoding 2-amino-3-ketobutyrate coenzyme A ligase, mitochondrial-like gives MPIFSKYALLRGANSVRRQSQRLFAVSNAHASASAAARPALSQFRDILSKQITGIKDAGTYKMERIITSSQSTEITVDGTQKRILNFCANNYLGLANNPEVVNYSKELLDKYGAGLSSVRFICGTQTIHKQLEKKIAQFHGREDAILYASCFDANAGIFEAILTPDDAVFSDELNHASIIDGIRLCKAQKQRYKHRDMSDLEKQLQSSTARLKLIVTDGVFSMDGNIAPLPKIVDLAAKYDALVFIDECHATGFFGATGRGTEEYHNLLGRVDIINSTLGKALGGAAGGYTTGPKELITLLRQKSRPYLFSNSLPPPVVATGIKVMDMLMDSDQLSQRVQSNTKRFRDAMTKAGFIIAGENHPICPVMLGDARLASIFADQMLSRGIYVIGFSYPVVPKGKARIRVQISAAHTTDDVDHAVAAFIDVGKSLKVIK, from the exons ATGCCAATTTTCTCAAAATACGCGTTGCTCAGAG GCGCTAACAGCGTTCGACGCCAGAGTCAACGACTCTTCGCCGTGTCCAACGCCCACGCCTCGGCCTCGGCCGCCGCTCGTCCAGCATTGAGCCAGTTTCGTGATATACTGAGCAAGCAAATTACGGGCATCAAGGATGCGGGCACCTATAAAATGGAGCGTATTATCACCTCTTCACAGAGCACAGAGATCACCGTGGATGGCACACAGAAACGCATCTTGAATTTTTGCGCAAATAATTATCTCGGTTTGGCG AACAATCCCGAAGTGGTAAACTACAGCAAAGAGCTGCTGGATAAATATGGTGCCGGTCTTAGCTCGGTACGTTTCATTTGCGGCACACAAACGATACATAAGCAGCTGGAAAAGAAAATTGCCCAGTTCCATGGGCGTGAAGATGCCATTTTGTATGCGTCTTGCTTTGATGCCAATGCCGGTATATTCGAAGCAATCCTGACGCCTGACGACGCCGTCTTTTCCGATGAACTGAATCACGCCTCCATTATTGATGGCATACGTTTATGTAAGGCGCAGAAGCAGCGCTATAAGCATCGTGATATGAGTG ATCTCGAAAAGCAACTGCAATCTTCAACGGCGCGTCTCAAGCTGATTGTCACCGATGGCGTCTTCTCAATGGATGGCAACATCGCGCCTTTGCCGAAGATTGTCGATCTCGCTGCCAAATATGATGCGTTGGTCTTTATCGATGAATGCCATGCAACGGGTTTCTTTGGCGCCACCGGACGTGGTACTGAGGAATACCACAATCTCCTGGGTCGTGTGGATATTATCAATTCCACTTTGGGCAAAGCACTTGGTGGTGCTGCTGGTGGTTATACCACTGGTCCGAAAGAATTGATTACGCTACTGCGTCAAAAGTCGCGCCCTTATCTCTTCTCCAACTCCCTACCACCACCAGTAGTGGCGACTGGCATTAAGGTTATGGATATGCTAATGGATTCCGATCAGTTGTCACAGCGCGTACAAAGCAATACAAAACGTTTTCGCGATGCCATGACTAAGGCGGGCTTTATAATCGCTGGCGAAAATCATCCAATTTGCCCCGTGATGTTGGGCGATGCTCGTCTCGCCTCCATATTCGCTGATCAAATGCTTT CGCGTGGCATTTATGTCATTGGCTTTAGCTATCCAGTGGTTCCCAAAGGCAAGGCGCGTATTCGTGTACAAATATCGGCGGCGCATACAACGGACGACGTCGATCATGCCGTGGCCGCATTCATCGATGTCGGCAAGTCGCTCAAGGTTATTAAGTAA
- the LOC120772730 gene encoding uncharacterized protein LOC120772730, with protein sequence MFRSCRRLTFVLIACVQLQVVQNEKIVKLLEITCECVQPTSLNITLCTLKQMPHDMAEVSVAATLLQRPINNATLSALLIKRGYEDRAPMVEYTIDGCAFFRNKRRNFLAIFAYKAMGLDKYSNMNHSCPYDHDILLDRYAFNGKAIGKIIPFGNGEFTFVTKWFAYNDLKAIVKIRFIVFDR encoded by the exons ATGTTTCGATCGTGTAGAAGGTTGACGTTCGTTTTAATCGCTTGCGTGCAATTGCAAGTTGTGCAAAAT gaaaaaatcgtgaaattaCTTGAAATCACCTGTGAGTGTGTGCAACCCACGTCTTTAAATATCACACTTTGCACTTTGAAGCAAATGCCGCATGACATGGCGGAAGTGTCCGTGGCGGCAACACTCTTACAAAGACCTATAAATAATGCGACG CTCTCAGCGCTATTGATCAAACGTGGTTACGAGGATCGCGCACCCATGGTAGAATACACGATTGATGGCTGTGCCTTCTTTCGCAATAAACGTCGAAATTTTTTAGCGATTTTCGCCTATAAGGCTATGGGTCTTGACAAGTATAGCAATATGAATCACAGCTGCCCTTACGAT cacGATATCCTTCTTGATCGCTATGCTTTCAATGGTAAAGCAATCGGAAAAATAATTCCATTTGGCAATGGTGAATTTACTTTCGTCACCAAATGGTTCGCTTACAATGATTTAAAGGCTATTGTTAAAATACGATTTATCGTTTTCGATAGATAA